A region from the Variovorax sp. V93 genome encodes:
- a CDS encoding DUF6600 domain-containing protein has protein sequence MNRPAFPDLHRPWRRWLLGFALLCLGAAASAQQDPPGRVARLNLQQGTVSFAPAGEDSWYDAQPNRPITTGDRLWTDRNARAEVHIGSAALRMDGQTHVEFSELDDDTVRLTANQGNLQLRVRDDLAGQRFEVDTGNLAVVIDAPGEYRVAADPAAGTTWIAVASGRVTLYGENGESQSLGARQQLTVSGRNLAAVGGAPAQSGSFDAWVAERNRIEDQSISARYVSREVVGYQQLDLYGDWQSDPTYGDVWFPRSVDADWAPYRDGQWVNIAPWGLTWVDAAPWGFAPFHYGRWARVGPRWAWVPGRPAARPVYSPALVGFVGGGGANAALQIGDGRSGVGWFPLAPGEAWRPGYRASQRYLDQVNRMAAYRNRQAELRNGFYANQQMAGAVTVLPADRFGRGPFGRRDLVRLPDDRFARVPVAPAPGIPMHNFGGGFGRPAAVAPPTQLMAREQQELRYEQARRTQQMQQAQAIQQQQQQMEWQRQQGLRQQQEWPQRGAQDQWQQRQQQQMQLQQQQQQALRQQQEAQQRAAQAQAQAQAQQQMQQQQRAAQQQALAQQQMLRQQQEAQQRAAQAQQQIQAQQQAQRQAQEAQVRAMQQQRGFTAPAPAQPQPQAQPHLPAQPGQSGADDRRRLWTSPDQR, from the coding sequence ATGAACCGCCCCGCCTTTCCTGATCTTCACCGGCCATGGCGCCGATGGCTGCTCGGCTTTGCGCTGCTGTGCCTCGGTGCGGCGGCCAGCGCACAGCAGGACCCGCCGGGACGCGTGGCGCGCCTGAACCTGCAGCAGGGCACGGTGAGCTTCGCGCCGGCCGGCGAAGACAGCTGGTACGACGCACAGCCCAACCGCCCCATCACCACCGGCGACCGGCTCTGGACCGACCGCAATGCGCGCGCCGAAGTCCACATCGGCTCGGCCGCGCTGCGCATGGACGGGCAGACGCATGTCGAATTCTCCGAACTCGACGACGACACCGTGCGCCTCACCGCGAACCAGGGCAACCTGCAGCTGCGCGTGCGCGACGACCTCGCGGGCCAGCGTTTCGAGGTGGACACCGGCAACCTCGCGGTCGTGATCGACGCGCCCGGCGAATACCGCGTGGCGGCCGACCCGGCGGCCGGCACCACCTGGATCGCGGTGGCTTCGGGCCGCGTCACGCTCTATGGCGAGAACGGCGAATCGCAATCGCTGGGTGCGCGGCAGCAGCTCACCGTGTCGGGCCGCAACCTGGCCGCGGTGGGCGGCGCGCCGGCGCAGAGCGGCAGCTTCGACGCCTGGGTGGCGGAGCGCAACCGCATCGAGGACCAGTCGATCTCCGCACGCTACGTGTCGCGCGAAGTCGTCGGCTACCAGCAGCTCGACCTCTACGGCGACTGGCAAAGCGACCCCACGTACGGCGACGTCTGGTTCCCGCGCAGCGTGGACGCCGACTGGGCGCCCTACCGCGACGGCCAGTGGGTCAACATCGCACCCTGGGGCCTGACCTGGGTCGACGCCGCGCCCTGGGGCTTTGCGCCTTTCCACTACGGCCGCTGGGCACGCGTGGGCCCGCGCTGGGCCTGGGTGCCGGGACGGCCGGCCGCACGGCCCGTGTATTCGCCCGCGCTGGTCGGCTTCGTAGGCGGTGGCGGCGCCAACGCCGCCTTGCAGATCGGCGATGGCCGCAGCGGCGTGGGCTGGTTCCCGCTGGCCCCCGGCGAGGCATGGCGGCCCGGCTATCGTGCGAGCCAGCGCTACCTCGACCAGGTGAACCGCATGGCGGCCTACCGCAACCGGCAGGCCGAGCTGCGCAACGGCTTCTATGCCAACCAGCAGATGGCGGGCGCCGTGACCGTGCTGCCGGCCGATCGCTTCGGCCGCGGCCCCTTCGGCCGGCGCGACCTGGTGCGGCTGCCGGACGACCGCTTCGCGCGCGTGCCGGTCGCGCCGGCGCCGGGCATCCCGATGCACAACTTCGGCGGCGGCTTCGGCCGGCCGGCCGCGGTGGCACCGCCGACGCAGCTGATGGCGCGCGAGCAGCAGGAACTGCGCTACGAACAGGCGCGGCGAACCCAGCAGATGCAGCAGGCGCAGGCGATCCAGCAACAACAGCAGCAAATGGAATGGCAGCGCCAGCAGGGCTTGCGCCAGCAGCAGGAATGGCCGCAACGCGGCGCCCAGGACCAGTGGCAACAACGGCAGCAGCAGCAGATGCAGCTCCAGCAACAGCAGCAACAGGCCTTGCGGCAACAGCAGGAGGCGCAGCAGCGTGCAGCCCAGGCGCAGGCCCAGGCACAAGCCCAGCAGCAGATGCAGCAGCAACAACGCGCGGCACAGCAGCAGGCCCTGGCTCAGCAACAGATGCTGCGCCAGCAGCAGGAGGCGCAGCAACGCGCCGCCCAGGCGCAGCAGCAGATCCAGGCACAACAGCAGGCCCAGCGCCAAGCCCAGGAAGCGCAGGTGCGCGCGATGCAGCAGCAACGCGGCTTCACCGCACCAGCTCCAGCGCAACCCCAACCTCAGGCCCAGCCGCACCTCCCTGCGCAACCGGGCCAGTCCGGCGCCGACGACCGCCGGCGGCTCTGGACCTCTCCCGACCAGCGCTGA
- the gorA gene encoding glutathione-disulfide reductase encodes MRTFDFDLFVIGGGSGGVRAARMAAQQGARVALAEAAELGGTCVNVGCIPKKLYSYAAGYAESFEEAAGYGWQLPQAPQFDWAHLKDQRTKEIKRLNGVYASLLKNSGVVLVTGWAQLLDGHTVEVDGKRHTARHLLVATGGTPYVPDIPGREHIATSDAMFDLDPFPKRLLVVGGGYIACEFASIFNGLGAQVTQLHRRAHLLTGFDDDLRQFLANEMGKAGVEVRLNCEATSITRGAHGLTVTLARGQQIEADTVLFATGRVPNTQGLGLEAAGVKLDERGAIAVDAHYRSSVPSIHAVGDVSTRVQLTPVALAEAMVVVDELFGKGRRRLDYEFIPTAVFTHPNIGTCGYTELDARAKFGDVAVFSSEFKSLRHTLSGRTERTFMKLVVDKASDRVVGLHMVGADAGEVVQGFAVAMRAGATKALFDSTIGIHPTAAEEFVTMREPMPG; translated from the coding sequence ATGCGCACATTCGACTTCGATCTTTTCGTCATCGGCGGCGGCAGCGGCGGCGTTCGCGCAGCCCGCATGGCGGCCCAGCAAGGCGCACGCGTGGCCTTGGCCGAGGCGGCCGAACTCGGCGGCACCTGCGTCAACGTGGGCTGCATTCCGAAGAAGCTCTACAGCTACGCCGCCGGCTATGCCGAATCCTTCGAGGAAGCCGCGGGCTATGGCTGGCAACTGCCGCAGGCGCCGCAATTCGACTGGGCGCACCTCAAGGACCAGCGCACAAAAGAAATCAAGCGGCTCAACGGCGTGTATGCCTCGCTGCTGAAGAATTCCGGCGTGGTGCTGGTCACGGGCTGGGCGCAGCTGCTCGACGGCCACACGGTCGAGGTCGACGGCAAGCGCCACACCGCGCGCCATCTGCTGGTGGCCACCGGCGGCACGCCCTACGTGCCCGACATTCCGGGCCGCGAGCACATCGCCACCTCCGACGCGATGTTCGACCTCGACCCGTTTCCCAAGCGCCTGCTGGTGGTGGGCGGCGGCTACATCGCCTGCGAGTTCGCATCGATCTTCAACGGCCTGGGCGCCCAGGTGACGCAGCTGCATCGCCGCGCACACCTGCTCACCGGCTTCGACGACGACCTGCGGCAGTTCCTGGCCAACGAGATGGGCAAGGCGGGCGTCGAGGTGCGGCTGAACTGCGAGGCCACCTCGATCACGCGCGGGGCGCACGGGCTCACGGTCACGCTCGCGCGCGGCCAGCAGATCGAAGCCGACACGGTGCTGTTTGCGACCGGCCGCGTGCCCAACACCCAGGGATTGGGCCTCGAAGCGGCGGGCGTCAAGCTCGACGAGCGCGGCGCCATCGCGGTCGATGCGCACTACCGCAGCTCGGTGCCGTCGATCCATGCGGTGGGCGATGTGTCCACGCGCGTGCAGCTCACGCCGGTGGCGCTGGCCGAGGCGATGGTGGTGGTCGATGAACTGTTCGGCAAGGGCCGGCGCCGGCTCGACTACGAGTTCATTCCGACGGCCGTGTTCACGCACCCCAACATCGGCACCTGCGGCTACACCGAGCTCGACGCGCGCGCGAAGTTCGGCGACGTGGCGGTGTTCTCGAGCGAGTTCAAGTCGCTGCGCCACACGCTGTCGGGCCGCACCGAGCGCACCTTCATGAAGCTGGTGGTCGACAAGGCCAGCGACCGCGTGGTCGGCCTGCACATGGTGGGCGCCGATGCGGGTGAGGTGGTGCAGGGCTTTGCCGTGGCGATGCGCGCGGGCGCGACCAAGGCGCTGTTCGACAGCACCATCGGCATCCACCCGACGGCGGCCGAAGAGTTCGTGACGATGCGCGAACCCATGCCGGGCTAG
- a CDS encoding ketopantoate reductase family protein, translating to MKVAVMGAGAVGCYYGAMLARAGHEVVLIGRPSHVEAVRANGLRLETKAFDEQVPLGASTEPSAVQGAQLVLFCVKSTDTESAAAQIKPHLSPDALVLTLQNGVDNDERVRSVLPSSEVAAAVVYVATEMAGPGHVKHHGRGELVIAPSRRSEQVAQQLAAAGVPTQISGNVRGSLWAKLVLNCAYNALSAVSQLPYGELVKGVGVADVIRDVVAECLAVAKAEGVVIPGDTDAAVRGIAQSMPSQYSSTAQDLARGKPSEIDHLNGFVVRRGEALGVPTPANRVLFVMVKLLEGKRR from the coding sequence ATGAAAGTCGCAGTCATGGGCGCCGGCGCAGTCGGCTGCTACTACGGCGCCATGCTGGCGCGCGCGGGCCACGAGGTGGTGCTGATCGGCCGGCCTTCGCACGTGGAGGCGGTTCGTGCGAACGGGCTGCGGCTGGAGACGAAGGCCTTCGACGAGCAGGTGCCGCTCGGCGCCAGCACCGAGCCCAGCGCGGTTCAGGGCGCCCAGCTTGTGCTGTTCTGCGTGAAGTCCACCGACACCGAATCGGCCGCGGCACAGATCAAGCCGCATCTCTCGCCCGATGCGCTGGTGCTCACGCTGCAGAACGGCGTCGACAACGACGAGCGCGTGCGTTCGGTGCTGCCGTCCAGCGAGGTGGCGGCCGCCGTGGTCTACGTGGCCACCGAGATGGCCGGCCCCGGCCATGTGAAGCACCACGGCCGCGGCGAGCTGGTGATCGCGCCTTCACGCCGCAGCGAACAGGTCGCGCAGCAGCTGGCGGCCGCCGGCGTGCCCACGCAGATTTCCGGCAACGTGCGCGGCTCGCTCTGGGCCAAGCTGGTGCTGAACTGCGCCTACAACGCGCTGTCGGCCGTGTCGCAGCTGCCCTACGGCGAACTCGTGAAAGGCGTGGGCGTGGCCGACGTGATCCGCGACGTGGTCGCCGAATGCCTGGCCGTGGCAAAGGCCGAGGGCGTCGTCATTCCGGGCGATACCGACGCCGCCGTGCGCGGCATCGCGCAGTCGATGCCCTCGCAGTATTCATCGACTGCGCAGGACCTCGCACGCGGCAAGCCCAGCGAAATCGACCACCTCAACGGCTTCGTCGTGCGCCGCGGCGAGGCGCTCGGCGTGCCCACGCCCGCCAACCGCGTGCTGTTCGTGATGGTGAAGCTGCTCGAAGGCAAGCGGCGCTAG
- a CDS encoding LysR substrate-binding domain-containing protein, whose amino-acid sequence MKRDCPTIQELLAFDAVARHQSITLAAGALCITVSAVSKQIAGLEAFLGRELLQKNGRGVQLTPQGRVYWQKISGGLRAIETATFEARSGDAGAGLLTLASVPTFLTKWLIPRLPAFSQKSRHVMLSFSRHLEPSDGIPAGVDAAIRYGPDGWPGVVSEYIAGREFVLIAARALVEQRHRIAQPVDVVAHTLLHHEGAPTAWREWASQHGVPEVQTVAGPRFAQYSALIQAALSGLGIGLVPKLLVQEELSEGSLLSPCGTPVRVDQGHYLCYRPDRLDLPAFVAFREWLMEEGVKSRGTQA is encoded by the coding sequence ATGAAGCGCGACTGCCCCACCATCCAGGAACTGCTGGCCTTCGACGCCGTGGCGCGCCACCAGAGCATCACGCTCGCGGCCGGCGCCCTGTGCATCACGGTGAGTGCGGTCAGCAAGCAGATCGCGGGGCTCGAGGCCTTCCTGGGCCGCGAGCTGCTGCAGAAGAACGGCCGCGGCGTGCAGCTCACGCCGCAGGGGCGGGTGTACTGGCAGAAGATCTCGGGCGGGCTGCGCGCCATCGAGACCGCGACCTTCGAGGCGCGTTCGGGCGATGCCGGCGCCGGCCTGCTCACGCTCGCGAGCGTGCCCACCTTCCTCACCAAGTGGTTGATCCCGCGCCTGCCGGCCTTCAGCCAGAAGAGCCGCCATGTGATGCTGAGCTTCAGCCGCCACCTGGAGCCCAGCGACGGCATCCCGGCCGGCGTCGATGCCGCCATTCGCTACGGCCCCGACGGCTGGCCCGGCGTGGTGTCCGAATACATCGCGGGCAGGGAGTTCGTGCTGATCGCGGCGCGCGCGCTGGTCGAGCAGCGCCATCGCATCGCGCAGCCGGTCGACGTCGTCGCCCACACGCTGCTGCACCATGAGGGCGCGCCCACCGCCTGGCGCGAGTGGGCCTCGCAGCACGGCGTGCCCGAGGTGCAGACCGTGGCCGGGCCGCGCTTCGCGCAGTATTCGGCGCTGATCCAGGCGGCGCTCAGCGGCCTGGGCATCGGGCTGGTGCCGAAGCTGCTGGTGCAGGAAGAGCTGTCCGAGGGATCGCTGCTGAGCCCCTGCGGCACGCCGGTGCGCGTGGACCAGGGGCACTACCTCTGCTATCGGCCGGACCGGCTCGACCTGCCGGCCTTCGTGGCGTTTCGGGAATGGCTGATGGAGGAGGGCGTGAAATCGCGCGGCACGCAGGCATGA
- a CDS encoding ABC transporter permease has product MVRGISLIYGLYLLLPIALLLVGSFGGNWTNTLLPTGITGQWYLDLWLDSSFRKAFASSLVVAMSACAINTVLALPLAYALYHGARRSSSLAARIVSAMPIAVPAITLAFGYMIVFNTDLAPWLGSMPLLIAAHAILTLPYLTNTLLADLRHLDLGRLEQAAATLGASGWQQFTGIVLPSLRQSLISGLVMVAAISVGEFGVSNLLTSFQNRTYPVVLLQAFYGATGFACAATVILLVLASASALLSSSLVKQRA; this is encoded by the coding sequence TTGGTTCGCGGCATCTCGCTCATCTACGGCCTGTACCTGCTGCTGCCGATCGCCCTGCTGCTGGTCGGCAGCTTCGGCGGCAACTGGACCAACACGCTGCTGCCCACGGGCATCACCGGGCAGTGGTACCTCGATCTCTGGCTCGACAGCTCATTTCGCAAGGCCTTCGCAAGCAGCCTGGTGGTGGCCATGTCGGCCTGCGCGATCAACACCGTGCTGGCGCTGCCGCTGGCCTATGCGCTGTACCACGGCGCCCGCCGCAGCAGCAGCCTGGCGGCGCGCATCGTGAGCGCCATGCCGATCGCGGTGCCCGCCATCACGCTGGCCTTCGGCTACATGATCGTGTTCAACACCGACCTCGCGCCATGGCTGGGTTCGATGCCGCTCTTGATCGCGGCGCACGCGATCCTCACGCTGCCCTACCTCACCAACACGCTGCTGGCCGACCTGCGCCACCTCGACTTGGGCCGGCTCGAGCAGGCGGCCGCGACGCTCGGCGCCTCGGGCTGGCAGCAGTTCACCGGCATCGTGCTGCCGAGCCTGCGGCAGAGCCTGATCAGCGGGCTGGTGATGGTGGCCGCCATCTCGGTGGGCGAGTTCGGCGTGTCGAACCTGCTCACGAGCTTCCAGAACCGCACCTACCCGGTGGTGCTGCTGCAGGCCTTCTACGGCGCGACGGGCTTCGCCTGCGCGGCCACGGTGATCCTGTTGGTGCTGGCGAGCGCGTCGGCCCTTCTTTCTTCCTCCCTTGTGAAGCAGCGCGCATGA
- a CDS encoding ABC transporter ATP-binding protein, which yields MSLLLDNVSYNYPGSTHGLHEVSLDVRTGELVAVIGPSGSGKSTLLKLVSGLETGHTGRIALDGEDMSRTPVHQRHIGMVFQSYALFPHLSVLDNVAYGLKLRKVAATERRRRAQELLDVVGLGEYAQRAVAQLSGGQQQRVALARALAIDPRALLLDEPLSALDASVRGHLRDQIRSIQQRFNATTLLVTHDQEEALVMADRVAMLKDGRLLQIATPREIYENPASRAVAEFVGLSTILPAKVGAPDRLNLGFAELAAPTGGRTAGSAVHVLVRPEHIQADPPAGSLNRLAGRTGAQRYLGALTRYDFEVAGAPRPFLAESAAPAAEAIAIAPEHLRLLDH from the coding sequence ATGAGCCTCCTCCTCGACAACGTCAGCTACAACTACCCGGGCAGCACGCACGGCCTGCACGAGGTGTCGCTCGACGTGCGCACCGGCGAGCTGGTGGCGGTGATCGGGCCGAGCGGCTCGGGCAAGTCGACCCTGCTGAAGCTGGTGTCGGGCCTGGAAACCGGCCACACCGGCCGCATCGCGCTCGACGGCGAAGACATGTCGCGCACGCCGGTGCACCAGCGCCACATCGGCATGGTGTTCCAGAGCTATGCGCTGTTCCCGCACCTGAGCGTGCTCGACAACGTGGCCTACGGGCTCAAGCTGCGCAAGGTGGCCGCCACCGAACGGCGCCGCCGTGCGCAGGAACTGCTGGACGTGGTGGGACTTGGCGAGTACGCGCAGCGCGCCGTCGCGCAGCTCTCGGGCGGGCAGCAGCAGCGCGTGGCGCTGGCGCGCGCGCTCGCCATCGACCCGCGCGCGCTGCTGCTCGACGAGCCGCTCTCGGCCCTCGACGCCAGCGTGCGCGGCCACCTGCGCGACCAGATCCGCTCGATCCAGCAGCGCTTCAACGCCACCACGCTGCTGGTCACGCACGACCAGGAAGAGGCGCTCGTGATGGCCGACCGCGTGGCCATGCTCAAGGACGGCCGCCTGCTGCAGATCGCGACGCCGCGCGAGATCTACGAGAACCCCGCGAGCCGCGCGGTGGCGGAGTTCGTCGGACTCTCGACGATCCTGCCCGCGAAGGTCGGCGCGCCGGACCGGCTGAACCTTGGCTTTGCCGAGCTTGCCGCGCCCACGGGCGGCCGCACGGCCGGCAGCGCGGTGCATGTGCTGGTGCGGCCCGAGCACATCCAGGCCGATCCGCCGGCCGGCAGCCTCAACCGCCTCGCGGGCCGCACCGGCGCGCAGCGCTACCTGGGCGCGCTCACGCGCTACGACTTCGAGGTGGCGGGCGCCCCCAGGCCCTTCCTCGCCGAATCGGCCGCACCCGCCGCCGAAGCGATTGCCATCGCGCCTGAACACCTCCGTTTACTCGACCACTGA
- a CDS encoding extracellular solute-binding protein, which produces MQRRHLIQAAGALPALSLASLAARTAFAFDGPELYAGEKALYAEAQKEGLCVSFDTGPEWANWKSLFRDFKKRYPEIELTYNDIGSAATVVALEKTKRRPQADTAYYFAASAVDAAKKDVVAPFKPVNFDKLPPVFREAEGRWFTIHTLNIAFLVNKKLVKSVPTGWADLLKPEFKSTVVYLDPRSTGIGQVLTFAAAYANGGSVDNVQPGTDYLGKLHAAGNVLRVEGTTPYAKFLKGEIPVWISYENDGLKAKHVDGMGDAVEVVIPKEASVAAPYAISLVKNGPNPNAGKLWLNFIMSEAGQSLFAQGFVRPAVPGTPLSADVAAKMPAAPQIRPLDVVKASERKADVDKLWAQAALGK; this is translated from the coding sequence ATGCAACGCAGACATCTGATCCAGGCCGCCGGCGCACTGCCCGCACTGTCATTGGCCTCCCTCGCGGCCCGCACCGCCTTCGCCTTCGACGGCCCGGAGCTCTACGCTGGCGAGAAGGCGCTCTATGCCGAGGCGCAGAAGGAAGGCCTGTGCGTCTCCTTCGACACCGGCCCCGAGTGGGCCAACTGGAAATCGCTGTTCCGCGACTTCAAGAAGCGCTACCCCGAGATCGAGCTGACCTACAACGACATCGGCTCGGCCGCCACCGTGGTCGCGCTCGAGAAGACCAAGCGCCGCCCGCAGGCCGACACCGCCTACTACTTCGCGGCCTCCGCCGTCGACGCCGCGAAGAAGGACGTGGTCGCGCCCTTCAAGCCCGTGAACTTCGACAAGCTGCCGCCGGTGTTCCGCGAGGCCGAGGGCCGCTGGTTCACCATCCACACGCTCAACATCGCCTTCCTGGTCAACAAGAAGCTCGTGAAGAGCGTGCCCACGGGCTGGGCCGACCTGCTCAAGCCCGAGTTCAAGAGCACGGTGGTCTACCTCGACCCGCGCTCCACCGGCATCGGCCAGGTGCTGACCTTTGCCGCGGCCTATGCCAACGGCGGCAGCGTCGACAACGTGCAACCCGGCACGGACTACCTGGGCAAGCTGCATGCGGCCGGCAACGTGCTGCGCGTGGAAGGCACGACGCCGTACGCCAAGTTCCTCAAGGGCGAGATCCCGGTCTGGATCAGCTACGAGAACGATGGCCTCAAGGCCAAGCACGTCGACGGCATGGGCGACGCGGTGGAGGTCGTGATCCCGAAGGAAGCGAGCGTGGCCGCGCCCTATGCGATCAGCCTCGTGAAGAACGGCCCCAACCCCAATGCCGGCAAGCTGTGGCTCAACTTCATCATGAGCGAGGCCGGCCAGTCGCTGTTCGCGCAGGGCTTCGTGCGGCCTGCCGTGCCGGGCACGCCGCTCTCCGCCGATGTCGCGGCCAAGATGCCGGCCGCGCCGCAGATCCGTCCGCTCGACGTGGTGAAGGCCTCGGAACGCAAGGCTGACGTGGACAAGCTCTGGGCACAGGCCGCGCTGGGGAAGTAG
- a CDS encoding ABC transporter permease, whose product MRRFGAWPAWAFMALFFAVPLAALLPEAFGDGGSAFGRLFGNPLFLGALRNTLGLGLAAGAISALVGTCIAIELARQSEGRRHWMMTLLGLPLAFSGLVIAYGFILAFGRAGFVTQLLAGLGADPAALGSWIYSVSGLGFAYAYYLIPRVALSLYPVFANLDLRPAQAARTLGASRARAFRDTVLPEVMPSVLSNACMVAAIAMGTYGTALALVGTQLNILPLMLFAQVGDGGSDFAVAAALSLVLMVVCVIVMGVGDVLTRRRERGAAGAGH is encoded by the coding sequence ATGCGACGCTTTGGCGCCTGGCCCGCCTGGGCCTTCATGGCGCTGTTCTTCGCGGTGCCGCTGGCGGCGCTGCTGCCCGAGGCCTTCGGCGACGGCGGCAGTGCCTTCGGGCGGCTGTTCGGCAACCCGCTGTTCCTGGGCGCGCTGCGCAACACGCTGGGCCTGGGCCTCGCGGCGGGCGCGATCTCGGCGCTGGTGGGCACCTGCATCGCCATCGAACTCGCGCGCCAGTCCGAAGGCCGGCGCCATTGGATGATGACCCTGCTGGGCTTGCCGCTGGCCTTCTCGGGCCTGGTGATCGCCTACGGCTTCATCCTGGCCTTCGGGCGCGCGGGCTTCGTGACGCAGCTGCTCGCGGGACTGGGCGCCGACCCGGCCGCGCTCGGCAGCTGGATCTACAGCGTGTCGGGCCTGGGTTTTGCGTATGCGTACTACCTGATCCCGCGCGTGGCGCTGTCGCTGTACCCGGTGTTCGCCAACCTCGACCTGCGCCCGGCGCAGGCGGCGCGCACGCTGGGCGCCTCGCGGGCGCGGGCCTTCCGGGACACGGTGCTGCCCGAGGTGATGCCCTCGGTGCTGTCGAACGCCTGCATGGTGGCCGCGATCGCCATGGGCACCTATGGCACGGCGCTGGCGCTGGTGGGCACGCAGCTCAACATCCTGCCGCTGATGCTGTTCGCGCAGGTGGGCGACGGCGGTTCGGATTTTGCGGTGGCAGCGGCCTTGTCGCTGGTGCTGATGGTGGTGTGTGTGATCGTGATGGGAGTGGGCGATGTCCTTACGCGAAGGCGCGAGCGCGGTGCGGCCGGCGCCGGTCATTGA
- a CDS encoding TIGR00725 family protein, which translates to MSLREGASAVRPAPVIEALARLAQKQQGPARHRQPVAVLGPGDGGPAECEAAYAVAHALAGAGMAVVCGGRGGVMAAASRGAAEAGGIAVGILPEDDDRNANEWLSVAIPTGMGEMRNGIIARSGVCLVAIGGNMGTLSEMAMGLKWGKPVFVMHGDVELPGAVQATGVDDMLAKVLECLLA; encoded by the coding sequence ATGTCCTTACGCGAAGGCGCGAGCGCGGTGCGGCCGGCGCCGGTCATTGAGGCGCTGGCGCGCCTGGCGCAGAAGCAACAGGGACCGGCGCGCCACCGCCAGCCGGTGGCCGTCCTCGGCCCCGGCGACGGCGGCCCGGCCGAATGCGAGGCGGCCTACGCCGTGGCGCATGCGCTGGCCGGTGCGGGCATGGCGGTGGTCTGCGGCGGCCGCGGCGGCGTGATGGCCGCGGCCTCGCGCGGCGCCGCCGAGGCCGGCGGCATTGCCGTGGGCATCCTGCCCGAGGACGACGACCGCAATGCCAACGAATGGCTCAGCGTGGCCATTCCCACCGGCATGGGCGAGATGCGCAACGGCATCATCGCGCGCAGCGGCGTGTGCCTGGTCGCCATCGGCGGCAACATGGGCACGCTGTCGGAAATGGCGATGGGGCTCAAGTGGGGCAAGCCGGTGTTCGTGATGCATGGCGACGTCGAACTGCCGGGCGCGGTGCAGGCCACGGGCGTCGACGACATGCTGGCCAAGGTGCTGGAGTGCCTCCTGGCCTGA